From Algoriphagus sp. NG3, the proteins below share one genomic window:
- a CDS encoding DUF4783 domain-containing protein, whose protein sequence is MTSVLSLIISVFFLVQSPELEIVNPDSIEIVIAAIDSGSSSDLAKYFDSSVSLNVNGLQGDYSKNQAELVLKDFFKKNPSMGFNLVFRSENNPSLSSYIGDYQTNNGVFKVFIKVSQQTSDFKIYSLEFVKG, encoded by the coding sequence ATGACCTCAGTATTAAGTTTAATTATTTCAGTTTTCTTTCTAGTTCAGTCGCCTGAGCTGGAAATAGTCAACCCGGACTCCATAGAAATAGTTATAGCAGCCATCGATAGCGGTTCCAGCAGCGATTTGGCAAAATATTTCGATTCCAGTGTTTCTCTAAATGTTAACGGATTACAGGGGGATTATTCTAAAAACCAGGCAGAACTTGTGTTAAAAGATTTTTTTAAGAAGAATCCTTCTATGGGATTCAATCTGGTATTCCGTAGTGAAAATAATCCGAGCTTAAGTTCCTACATAGGTGATTACCAGACCAATAATGGGGTTTTTAAAGTGTTTATCAAGGTGTCCCAGCAGACTTCTGACTTTAAAATATACAGCCTTGAATTTGTTAAAGGGTAA
- a CDS encoding META domain-containing protein — MKNLLLILSLIVLASCSSNTFPNNKWYGKHLTVVEMMGAPVQTSGSTSDAHLIFNAQNGIINGSGGCNRIYGQYALDRRNSIRFSEVGATRMACQNMNFENRFLDLLDQVRYYEFKDNMMLLKNGKKNVILKLQ, encoded by the coding sequence ATGAAAAACTTATTATTAATCTTATCTCTTATTGTTCTAGCCAGCTGTAGTTCAAATACTTTTCCCAATAATAAGTGGTATGGGAAGCACTTGACCGTGGTAGAGATGATGGGAGCGCCAGTACAGACTTCCGGATCTACGAGTGATGCACACCTGATATTTAACGCTCAAAATGGAATTATCAATGGGAGTGGAGGTTGCAATAGGATCTATGGGCAGTATGCTTTAGACAGGAGAAATTCTATCCGGTTTTCAGAAGTCGGTGCCACCCGGATGGCCTGTCAAAATATGAATTTTGAAAACAGATTTCTCGATTTGCTCGACCAAGTGAGGTATTATGAATTTAAGGATAACATGATGCTGTTGAAAAACGGAAAGAAAAACGTGATTCTCAAACTGCAATAG
- the nadC gene encoding carboxylating nicotinate-nucleotide diphosphorylase codes for MKPSYLTEEAISSFIATALAEDIGPGDYSSLSAIPKGKTGQAKLLIKDDGIIAGVELAEQIFKTFDADLQIDLLVKDGDKVAYGDVGLIVSGASASILSSERLVLNCMQRMSGIATVTHSLTEKILHTKARLMDTRKTTPNFRLMEKWAVHIGGGVNHRFALYDMVMLKDNHVDFAGGIRQAIESCKSYLKANNLNLKIEVETRSLDEVAEVIEVGGIDFVMLDNMDYNTMREAVKMIEGKFKTEASGGITEETLVDVAECGVDFISMGALTHSVKSLDISLKAI; via the coding sequence ATGAAACCATCTTATCTTACAGAAGAAGCTATTTCTTCTTTTATAGCCACTGCCTTGGCCGAAGATATCGGGCCAGGCGATTATTCTTCCCTTTCGGCCATTCCAAAAGGAAAAACAGGACAGGCAAAATTGCTTATAAAAGATGATGGTATCATTGCCGGAGTGGAATTGGCAGAACAGATTTTTAAGACTTTTGACGCTGATCTTCAGATTGATCTGTTGGTCAAGGATGGGGATAAAGTAGCATATGGAGACGTAGGGCTAATCGTATCGGGTGCTTCTGCCTCCATACTTTCTTCGGAGCGATTGGTGCTGAACTGTATGCAGCGTATGAGTGGTATCGCTACCGTGACTCATAGCCTGACAGAGAAAATTCTCCATACCAAAGCTCGTCTGATGGATACCAGAAAGACCACCCCAAATTTCAGATTGATGGAAAAGTGGGCTGTCCACATAGGAGGGGGAGTAAACCACCGTTTTGCACTATATGACATGGTGATGCTGAAAGATAATCACGTGGATTTTGCGGGAGGTATACGGCAGGCCATTGAAAGCTGCAAGTCTTATCTAAAAGCAAACAATCTGAATCTCAAAATCGAGGTAGAAACGAGAAGCCTCGATGAAGTAGCCGAGGTAATTGAAGTTGGTGGAATAGATTTTGTCATGTTAGACAACATGGATTATAATACCATGAGAGAGGCAGTGAAAATGATAGAGGGCAAATTCAAAACGGAAGCATCAGGAGGGATTACGGAAGAAACCTTGGTTGATGTGGCCGAATGCGGAGTTGATTTTATTTCTATGGGTGCCCTCACTCATTCTGTCAAAAGTCTGGATATCAGTCTGAAGGCTATCTGA
- the queG gene encoding tRNA epoxyqueuosine(34) reductase QueG — protein MTSSKKNASLIKSTAKRLGFDFCGIAKAGFLEEEAPRLEEWLNRNYNGEMGYLANHFDKRLDPTKLVEGAKTVVSLIYNYYPEEKLSSESSDIKLAKYAYGEDYHFVIRDKLNEFLEILREETGEIDGRGFVDSAPVMERQWAQKAGLGWLGKNSLLLNREMGSFFFLAELIIDLEVAPDTPLAKDYCGTCTACIDACPTDAIVDNGVIDGSRCISYLTIELKDSIPAEFKGKMENWAFGCDICQDVCPWNRFSKPHQEPRFTPSEELKHLSKSDWQEITEETFRKVFKKSAVKRTKLGGLNRNIDFIKSK, from the coding sequence ATGACTTCCTCAAAGAAAAATGCCTCCCTGATCAAATCCACGGCCAAGCGGCTGGGGTTTGACTTTTGTGGCATAGCGAAAGCAGGATTTTTGGAGGAGGAAGCACCCAGACTAGAAGAATGGCTGAACCGGAATTATAATGGCGAAATGGGCTATCTGGCGAACCACTTTGACAAGCGGCTAGATCCTACCAAACTCGTGGAAGGCGCCAAAACGGTGGTTTCACTCATTTACAATTACTATCCTGAGGAAAAACTGTCTTCTGAAAGCTCAGACATAAAACTTGCCAAATACGCCTACGGAGAAGATTACCATTTTGTAATCCGGGACAAACTCAATGAATTTCTGGAAATCCTACGGGAGGAAACCGGTGAAATCGACGGACGTGGTTTTGTGGATTCTGCTCCGGTCATGGAACGGCAATGGGCACAAAAAGCAGGACTAGGTTGGCTCGGGAAAAACAGTCTGCTACTTAATAGGGAGATGGGCAGTTTCTTTTTCCTTGCCGAACTCATCATCGACCTAGAAGTAGCCCCGGATACTCCTTTAGCCAAAGATTACTGTGGCACCTGCACTGCCTGTATCGATGCCTGCCCCACAGATGCCATAGTGGACAATGGCGTAATTGACGGTTCACGATGCATTTCCTACCTCACCATCGAGCTGAAAGATTCCATTCCCGCTGAATTCAAAGGAAAAATGGAGAACTGGGCATTCGGCTGTGATATATGTCAGGATGTATGCCCTTGGAATAGATTTTCAAAACCCCATCAAGAACCTCGGTTTACACCCAGTGAGGAATTGAAGCACTTGTCCAAATCAGATTGGCAGGAAATCACCGAGGAAACTTTTCGGAAGGTTTTCAAAAAATCCGCTGTAAAGCGTACTAAACTTGGTGGACTGAATAGAAATATCGACTTTATCAAATCGAAATAA
- a CDS encoding PIN domain-containing protein: protein MVKIFLDTNVVLDIIGKREPFYHDSKLFLNLHSKGLAQLQIAESSLGNLYYLAFNIYKLPYSEFTMGEFIMACEVVSGGKDVVFRSIDSDFKDKEDALQYFTALENHADFLITRDKKDFKSADKIPVMTPTEFFSS from the coding sequence ATGGTTAAGATTTTTTTGGATACCAATGTTGTTTTGGATATCATCGGAAAGAGGGAGCCCTTTTATCATGACTCAAAACTGTTTTTGAATTTACATTCAAAAGGATTGGCTCAATTGCAAATTGCAGAAAGCAGCTTGGGAAATTTGTATTATTTAGCCTTTAATATTTACAAATTACCGTACTCAGAGTTTACAATGGGTGAATTTATCATGGCTTGTGAAGTGGTTTCAGGAGGGAAAGATGTCGTTTTTCGATCTATTGATTCTGATTTTAAAGATAAAGAAGATGCACTTCAATATTTTACTGCTTTGGAAAATCATGCTGATTTTTTGATTACCCGGGATAAAAAAGATTTCAAATCAGCAGATAAAATTCCGGTAATGACTCCAACAGAATTTTTTTCAAGTTAA
- a CDS encoding DUF6364 family protein: MKTKLTLTVEKEIVEKAKLKAASRGISLSRMFEEIFEKEVPEIDQTESQRAASRLLKRLEEMKPTKAPHVSDKSALKKYLREKYG, encoded by the coding sequence ATGAAGACCAAACTCACGCTCACCGTAGAAAAAGAAATTGTAGAAAAAGCCAAACTTAAAGCTGCCAGTAGGGGTATTTCGCTTTCCAGGATGTTTGAGGAGATTTTTGAAAAGGAGGTTCCAGAAATTGACCAGACAGAATCACAACGTGCCGCAAGTAGGCTGTTGAAGAGGCTAGAAGAGATGAAGCCAACAAAAGCTCCACATGTTTCTGATAAATCGGCGTTGAAAAAATACCTAAGAGAAAAATATGGTTAA
- a CDS encoding 6-bladed beta-propeller: protein MRKLFFLVTLLAVAFWTCTTKSKTDASSDTFFIDLEITDSLRWEDLFQGVEVIPLEFTDKSMLTGVDEILIQDGYYLIFDQKAQVLYKFDHEGKYLSKLDKSGEGSDEYQLIYDVSINPYSGNIELLSGYGSFFIYDKNFQWVETIDFPEMISASKFDYFSEDVIILYSQFDREYTLRLYSRSEEKHLNKMNQPTKSVFENNNSVTISMLNNPLINTPDGLFFCIPFYNSVYRIGLDGLEFDYQWDFGKYVVDEGGIKKDDPEEKIMEQGRKIIESFSSLLNLYENEKFILVQYYLKGKLGTILYHKESQKYKILYDYVPDYSLVLLSDGIVGPTNSMRLQTIDKLLKNSNSGFAIEDKVNGAEESNPFLLKYTFANDYN, encoded by the coding sequence ATGAGAAAGCTATTTTTTTTAGTCACTCTACTTGCAGTTGCATTTTGGACATGTACTACCAAAAGTAAAACAGACGCTTCATCAGACACTTTTTTTATTGATTTGGAAATAACAGACAGCCTCCGATGGGAAGATTTATTCCAAGGAGTGGAAGTCATTCCCTTGGAGTTCACTGATAAATCCATGCTTACCGGGGTGGATGAAATCCTGATCCAAGATGGATATTATTTGATATTTGACCAGAAAGCCCAAGTGTTGTATAAGTTTGATCATGAGGGAAAATATTTATCCAAACTGGACAAATCAGGAGAGGGCTCTGATGAATATCAGTTAATCTATGATGTTTCTATCAATCCTTATTCAGGCAATATTGAACTGCTGTCAGGCTATGGAAGCTTTTTTATTTATGATAAAAATTTTCAATGGGTCGAGACGATTGACTTTCCTGAAATGATAAGCGCTTCCAAATTCGACTATTTCTCTGAAGATGTGATTATATTATACAGCCAATTTGACCGTGAGTATACCTTAAGGTTATATTCAAGATCTGAGGAAAAGCACTTAAATAAAATGAACCAACCGACGAAATCGGTTTTTGAAAATAACAACTCTGTTACTATTTCAATGCTCAATAATCCACTGATAAATACTCCTGATGGATTGTTTTTTTGCATTCCATTTTACAACTCCGTCTATCGCATTGGGTTAGATGGGCTTGAATTTGACTATCAATGGGATTTTGGCAAATACGTGGTTGATGAAGGGGGGATAAAAAAAGATGACCCAGAGGAAAAAATTATGGAACAGGGGAGGAAAATTATAGAAAGTTTTAGCTCTTTACTCAATCTCTATGAAAACGAAAAATTCATTTTGGTCCAATATTATTTAAAAGGAAAGCTAGGCACCATACTTTATCATAAAGAATCCCAAAAGTATAAGATTTTATATGACTATGTGCCAGATTATTCTCTTGTTCTTCTAAGCGATGGAATCGTAGGGCCTACCAATAGTATGAGATTACAAACTATTGATAAGCTATTAAAGAATTCAAACAGTGGTTTTGCAATTGAAGACAAAGTAAATGGTGCAGAGGAAAGCAATCCTTTCCTCTTGAAATATACTTTTGCGAACGATTACAATTGA
- the corA gene encoding magnesium/cobalt transporter CorA: MNSKSSNLKSVHKLLKPKKKKSKKTHKIGMPPGALVYTGGNKLEKVEINLITYDEVDFYQESIQLDQLDEHLKLKKNILWIDIIGLHDVELLERIGVIFGIHKLTLEDILSVDQRPKMEAFDDYLFASMKMIQCTSPENPIDEEQISFILKDGVLLTFQEKTGDVFDFVRSRLTDPKRTVRQRKADYLLYSLLDAVIDNYFLVMENVGEKIEILESQAMTAPDTSTLHSLYLQRREMMDLRRSVYPLREVIGSFDKYADDKISPETRPFIRDLYENTIQVIETMEVFRDMSSGVLDLYMNSLSNRMNNIMKVLTIISTIFIPLSFVAGVYGMNFDNMPELHWKYGYFYVLGGMGVAIIGMLYFFKRKGWV, encoded by the coding sequence ATGAACTCAAAATCATCAAATCTTAAGTCTGTTCATAAACTTCTCAAGCCCAAGAAGAAGAAAAGCAAAAAGACGCATAAAATTGGTATGCCTCCCGGGGCTTTGGTCTATACAGGAGGTAATAAGCTAGAGAAAGTAGAAATAAATCTAATCACCTATGATGAAGTAGATTTCTATCAGGAATCAATTCAATTAGATCAACTGGACGAGCACCTGAAGCTTAAGAAGAACATACTTTGGATAGACATCATTGGCCTACATGATGTGGAGTTGCTGGAACGGATAGGAGTTATTTTTGGCATACATAAACTGACTCTCGAAGATATACTGAGCGTGGATCAGCGTCCTAAAATGGAAGCATTTGACGACTATCTCTTCGCTTCCATGAAAATGATCCAATGTACTTCTCCCGAAAACCCTATAGATGAAGAGCAAATCAGCTTTATCCTAAAAGATGGGGTTTTACTGACTTTCCAGGAGAAAACAGGGGATGTATTTGATTTTGTACGAAGTCGACTTACAGATCCTAAGCGAACGGTACGCCAGAGAAAAGCTGACTATTTACTTTACTCATTGCTGGATGCGGTCATTGATAATTATTTCCTAGTCATGGAGAATGTAGGTGAGAAAATCGAAATCCTCGAGTCCCAAGCCATGACTGCCCCTGACACTTCCACACTCCACTCCCTTTACCTGCAGCGAAGGGAAATGATGGATTTGCGACGATCGGTCTATCCACTACGAGAGGTAATCGGCTCTTTTGACAAATATGCAGACGACAAAATCAGCCCAGAAACAAGACCCTTTATCCGGGATCTGTATGAAAACACCATACAGGTCATCGAGACCATGGAAGTTTTCAGGGATATGTCCTCTGGGGTACTGGATCTATATATGAATAGTCTCTCCAACCGCATGAATAACATCATGAAAGTCCTTACCATCATCTCCACGATCTTTATTCCCCTGAGCTTTGTGGCGGGAGTCTATGGAATGAACTTTGACAATATGCCTGAACTCCACTGGAAATATGGCTATTTCTATGTGCTGGGGGGAATGGGGGTTGCCATAATAGGAATGCTATATTTTTTTAAAAGGAAAGGTTGGGTTTGA
- the gpmI gene encoding 2,3-bisphosphoglycerate-independent phosphoglycerate mutase, with protein MDKKVLLMILDGWGIATNPTVSAIDKAKTPFVDSLYTKYPHATLEASGLAVGLPEGQMGNSEVGHMNIGAGRVVYQDLVKINLAVENGELNSHPVLAAAFAKAKASKKKTHFMGLLSDGGVHAHITHLKGLCDAAKFHGLEDVFIHAFTDGRDTDPKGGIGYLEDLQAHLAHSSGKVASVVGRYYAMDRDNRWERVKLAYDAMVKGEGEKSKDIIAAMRKSYENGVTDEFIRPIIHVGADNKPLATIEDGDLVICFNFRTDRGREISQALTQRDYEDFNMKKLNVDYITFTNYDATFEGVQVLFEKDNLNNTLGEVLERAGKKQIRIAETEKYPHVTFFFSGGREKEFEGESRLLCPSPKVATYDLKPEMSAFEIASKINGELKKKSADFICLNFANADMVGHTGDFDAAVKACEAVDACADSVITTALANDYTIIVIADHGNSDMMINEDGTPNTAHTTNLVPCIMVDKNDRLPIKDGKLGDLAPTILKLMGIEKPEDMSGNILLA; from the coding sequence ATGGATAAGAAAGTACTTTTAATGATTTTGGATGGTTGGGGAATCGCAACCAACCCCACAGTTTCTGCTATCGACAAAGCTAAAACCCCCTTTGTTGACAGCCTTTACACCAAATATCCCCATGCTACTCTGGAAGCTTCCGGTCTTGCGGTAGGTTTACCAGAAGGTCAGATGGGCAACTCTGAAGTGGGACACATGAACATTGGCGCCGGACGTGTGGTGTATCAGGATCTCGTGAAAATCAATCTCGCCGTGGAAAACGGAGAACTGAACTCCCATCCGGTTTTGGCAGCAGCTTTTGCTAAGGCTAAGGCTTCTAAAAAGAAAACTCATTTTATGGGTCTGCTTTCAGACGGAGGAGTACATGCCCATATCACACACTTAAAAGGTCTGTGTGATGCAGCCAAATTCCATGGTCTGGAAGATGTATTCATTCATGCTTTCACAGATGGAAGAGATACCGATCCCAAAGGCGGAATAGGATATTTGGAGGATCTACAGGCACACTTGGCTCATTCCAGTGGCAAGGTGGCTTCTGTGGTAGGTAGATATTATGCCATGGATAGAGACAATCGATGGGAGCGCGTGAAGCTGGCCTACGATGCCATGGTGAAAGGCGAAGGCGAAAAATCGAAAGATATCATCGCCGCTATGCGTAAATCCTACGAAAATGGTGTCACCGACGAATTTATCCGCCCTATCATCCATGTGGGAGCAGATAATAAGCCATTGGCAACTATAGAAGACGGAGATCTAGTAATCTGCTTTAACTTCCGGACTGACCGGGGCAGGGAAATCTCCCAGGCGCTTACCCAGCGAGATTACGAAGACTTTAATATGAAAAAACTGAATGTGGATTACATCACATTCACCAATTACGATGCTACTTTCGAAGGAGTACAGGTCCTTTTCGAAAAGGATAACCTGAACAATACTCTGGGCGAAGTCCTAGAGCGTGCCGGTAAAAAGCAAATACGAATAGCTGAAACAGAGAAATATCCACATGTGACCTTCTTCTTTTCCGGAGGCAGGGAAAAAGAATTCGAAGGGGAAAGCAGGTTACTTTGCCCATCTCCAAAAGTGGCTACTTATGATCTGAAGCCTGAAATGAGTGCATTCGAAATCGCCTCCAAAATCAACGGAGAACTCAAAAAGAAAAGCGCTGATTTCATCTGTCTCAATTTCGCCAATGCAGACATGGTCGGCCATACAGGAGATTTTGATGCCGCTGTGAAAGCCTGTGAAGCAGTGGACGCTTGTGCGGACAGTGTGATTACCACTGCTTTGGCCAATGATTACACCATCATCGTCATTGCAGATCATGGCAATAGCGACATGATGATCAACGAAGACGGGACACCAAATACTGCCCATACAACTAATCTTGTACCATGCATCATGGTGGACAAAAATGACAGACTTCCAATCAAGGATGGCAAATTGGGTGATTTAGCCCCTACTATCCTTAAGTTGATGGGTATAGAAAAACCTGAAGATATGAGTGGGAATATTCTATTGGCTTAA
- the polA gene encoding DNA polymerase I, with protein MSQKQPCKLFLLDAMALIYRAHFAFSKNPRINSKGLNTGVMLGFTNTLLEIVDKEKPTHIGVAFDTHAPTFRHVQFEAYKANRQEQPEDIAVAIPWVKEIVKAFNIPILELDGYEADDIIGTLAKQAEKENFTVYMMTPDKDYGQLVDDHIFLYKPAFMGNGVDIMGPKEICAKWDIERVDQVRDILGLMGDAVDNIPGIPGIGQKTAVKLLKTYGTVEELIKNSADLKGKQRENVEKFGAQGILSKELATIKCDVPIVYVKEHLEYEGIDEEKVRAIFAELEFRTLAARVFKGNDKKVGVQKNEQLGLFGEASDATSPAAKEIEFAEETVNVAEQKAPDTIHSNIQNYHKVKGKAEILELVEFLEIQKEICFDTETTSVNPMEAELVGISFAYVTGEAYYIPCPANREETLAILELLKPVFENESIIKIGQNVKYDILVLKNYDVEVKGVLYDTMLAHYLIDADGKHSMDWLAKQYLNYEPVSITELIGKKGKNQGNMRDVDEDEVTAYASEDADITLRLKAEFDPLLKENNLQKLFDEVENPLINVLADMEFEGVRIDMGSLAEMSLLLEKESKEIENKVYELAGVRFNLASPKQLGDVLFDKLKLDPKAKKTKTGQYATGEEVLSKLAHEHEIIQHILDFRQMVKLKSTYVDALPTMINSKTGRVHTTYNQFVAATGRLSSINPNLQNIPIRTDRGREIRKAFVPRDENHILLAADYSQIELRIMAAFSGDGSMIEAFRTGRDIHATTAAKIFQVPLEEVTSDMRRKAKTANFGIIYGISAFGLSQRLAIPRGEAKEIIDSYFKEFPAVKQYMDGAIEKAKTHEYVETILGRRRYLRDINSRNATMRGFAERNAINAPIQGSAADLIKVAMIDVHKWMKKEKLKSKMILQVHDELVFDAHKDEVEILKANVPGLMSNAIKMAVPIEVEVGTGTDWLQAH; from the coding sequence ATGTCCCAAAAACAGCCCTGCAAGCTCTTTTTACTTGATGCCATGGCGCTTATATACCGTGCGCACTTTGCCTTCAGCAAAAACCCTAGAATTAACTCCAAAGGACTCAATACCGGAGTGATGCTGGGCTTTACGAATACACTTCTGGAAATCGTCGACAAGGAAAAACCTACCCACATTGGGGTGGCATTCGATACCCACGCCCCCACTTTCCGCCATGTACAGTTTGAAGCTTACAAAGCAAACCGACAGGAACAGCCAGAAGACATTGCTGTTGCCATTCCTTGGGTCAAAGAAATTGTGAAGGCATTCAATATCCCAATTTTGGAACTTGACGGCTACGAAGCTGATGATATCATAGGAACGCTGGCAAAGCAAGCCGAGAAGGAAAACTTCACCGTCTATATGATGACTCCAGATAAGGATTACGGCCAGCTGGTAGATGATCATATTTTCTTGTACAAGCCTGCTTTTATGGGAAATGGGGTGGATATCATGGGGCCTAAAGAAATCTGCGCCAAGTGGGATATCGAAAGGGTAGATCAGGTAAGGGATATATTGGGGCTCATGGGTGATGCCGTGGATAACATTCCTGGAATACCCGGAATCGGGCAAAAAACCGCTGTGAAGTTGTTAAAAACTTATGGTACAGTAGAAGAACTGATTAAAAATTCCGCCGATCTGAAAGGCAAGCAACGGGAAAATGTGGAGAAGTTTGGTGCGCAGGGAATTCTGTCTAAAGAACTCGCCACTATTAAATGCGATGTACCTATCGTATATGTAAAAGAGCACCTGGAGTATGAAGGTATAGATGAGGAAAAGGTCCGGGCCATATTCGCCGAACTGGAATTCAGAACCCTGGCTGCACGTGTATTCAAAGGCAACGATAAAAAAGTGGGCGTTCAAAAAAATGAGCAATTGGGACTTTTTGGCGAAGCTTCGGATGCAACATCCCCAGCTGCTAAAGAAATTGAATTTGCTGAGGAAACGGTGAATGTAGCCGAACAAAAAGCACCAGATACGATTCACAGCAATATCCAGAATTACCACAAAGTGAAAGGCAAGGCGGAAATCTTGGAATTGGTAGAGTTTCTGGAGATTCAGAAAGAAATCTGTTTTGATACCGAGACCACTTCCGTGAACCCTATGGAAGCAGAACTTGTCGGAATTTCATTTGCCTATGTCACAGGAGAGGCCTACTACATACCCTGCCCGGCAAACCGTGAGGAAACATTAGCAATCCTGGAATTGCTGAAGCCGGTATTTGAAAATGAAAGCATCATCAAGATTGGGCAAAACGTCAAGTATGATATCCTGGTATTGAAAAACTACGATGTGGAAGTCAAAGGAGTCCTTTATGACACCATGCTTGCACATTATCTGATTGATGCTGATGGCAAGCATTCCATGGACTGGTTGGCCAAGCAATACCTGAATTATGAGCCGGTTTCCATCACGGAATTGATCGGTAAAAAAGGAAAGAATCAGGGAAATATGCGGGATGTGGATGAAGATGAGGTGACAGCCTATGCCTCTGAAGATGCAGATATCACACTCAGACTGAAAGCAGAATTTGATCCTTTATTAAAAGAAAACAACCTGCAAAAGCTGTTTGATGAGGTGGAAAATCCCCTGATCAATGTGCTTGCCGACATGGAATTTGAAGGGGTTCGCATAGATATGGGGAGCCTCGCAGAAATGTCACTTCTACTGGAAAAAGAAAGCAAGGAAATAGAAAACAAAGTCTATGAACTGGCCGGAGTCCGCTTTAACCTGGCTTCGCCAAAGCAACTAGGCGATGTGTTATTTGACAAATTAAAACTCGATCCCAAGGCAAAAAAGACCAAAACAGGCCAATATGCCACCGGAGAAGAAGTCCTTAGCAAGCTTGCGCATGAGCACGAAATCATACAACACATTCTTGACTTCCGTCAGATGGTCAAGCTGAAATCAACTTATGTGGATGCACTGCCTACGATGATCAATTCCAAAACTGGCCGTGTCCATACGACTTATAACCAGTTTGTGGCTGCCACAGGAAGGCTGTCTTCTATCAACCCGAATCTTCAGAATATTCCGATCCGCACTGACCGTGGGCGTGAGATCCGAAAGGCTTTTGTGCCAAGAGACGAAAATCACATCCTGCTGGCGGCGGATTACTCACAGATCGAACTGAGGATTATGGCTGCTTTTTCCGGAGATGGATCCATGATCGAAGCCTTCCGTACAGGCAGGGATATCCACGCCACCACAGCTGCGAAGATATTCCAGGTTCCACTGGAGGAAGTGACATCGGATATGCGACGAAAAGCTAAAACAGCCAATTTTGGGATTATCTATGGCATTTCCGCTTTTGGGCTTTCCCAGCGCTTAGCTATACCTAGAGGAGAAGCCAAAGAAATCATTGATTCCTATTTCAAGGAATTTCCAGCAGTAAAACAGTATATGGATGGCGCTATAGAAAAAGCCAAAACCCATGAGTACGTGGAAACCATCCTGGGCAGACGCAGATATCTACGGGATATCAACAGCCGAAATGCTACCATGCGTGGCTTTGCGGAGCGAAATGCCATCAACGCACCGATTCAAGGCTCTGCAGCTGACCTGATCAAAGTAGCTATGATCGATGTGCATAAGTGGATGAAAAAGGAAAAGCTTAAGTCCAAAATGATCCTTCAGGTACATGATGAATTGGTTTTCGATGCGCACAAGGATGAAGTGGAAATTCTCAAAGCCAACGTTCCAGGACTCATGTCCAACGCCATCAAAATGGCTGTTCCGATAGAAGTGGAAGTTGGAACTGGTACAGATTGGCTTCAAGCGCACTAA